The Triticum urartu cultivar G1812 chromosome 6, Tu2.1, whole genome shotgun sequence genome includes the window TCTCTCTGCCCATTACCTTGTCTAGGAGCTCTTTCCATCAGCGTCTCGATCATCTGTGTGACATCTTTCGTATTTAGTTCATTGTGTTTTTATGGGTCTATCTTAGGAGATGTGCCTTTAGATTATCAGGGTTGTAAGCTTGGTAAAAAGATTCAATTACCTTACCGTCATAGGGAGTTAATGTCTTAGCGTTCTTTTGATCTTGTTCATTCAGATGTTTGGGGTCAAAGCTCCCTTCATCTCGAAAGGGGGTATCGATATTACATTACTTTTATAGATGATTTCTCACTAAACTTGGAAATATTTATGTCTTCTCACAATGAGGTTCTTCCTGTATATCAGCAGTTCGCTACCACCGTACATACCCAGTTATCTACCCCTATTCATGTCTTTCGTGTAGACTCTGCTGGTGAGTATATCTCCCATTTGTCGGGCGGATTCCTAGCTAAGTAGGGCACACTTGCTTAGTTCTCTTGTCATGGTGCTCAAACTCGAGTGGTGTTACGACCAAACTTCCATTATCCACCAAAAAAAAGTACTACCTAAAACAACCAGCAGCGCATTCTCTACACAAATATTAACACATGCAAGTCCCGACAAGTTTATGTTGGCAGCCTCCTTCCATGAGATGTAGCAGAACATGATCCTTGCCTTTATTTGTTAGTATGTCCGATAGTACACAATAACCAACCATTgcataaagaaaataaaaatatatatgGGCAAAGCAGCATACCTTATGATAATAGAAGAAGATAACAAGCAAAAGATGAATGACTTCAAAGGCTCATCCCACAATGCCAACGACACCAAAAACCTCCAAAGGTCACTTACCGGTGATAACAATTCCTAGATACAATTAAATCATTATATTCTTAACTGCCCATAGGAAACACAAATTTGGCATTTGACATACATGGTTGGTGCAATTGTATTGAAAACATAAACCATCAAAGAAAGTACACATGTAGATAAGagacaattgaattgcaggttactGAACTCTGGTTACTTAAACTAGGCCATAGAAGTTACAAATTGCAGGCTACTGTAGATCATGAGCATGCTAGCTTGCGTACATGACAAGTGGCGTGGAATGTCTATTCATGACCACTATATGGGGAGCACATGAGCGGCACGTGACAAAAAGTATGAACATTTATTGTAATCTACATTACACTCCTAAATGGCAGATCTCACCAAACCCTACCTTTGAGTTCTGGTAAACTAAACTGCCTTCATTTGAAATTTCAACTGGAAGAGTAATTGACTAAATTCACATGTTCAAAAATGGATATAGATGGTACATTCCAATCTGTGGATGATTAATAGAGCAGATGTAACAATTGTCCAACTTTGAAGTGGTGCATAGATACACTTGAACTTGAAATTGCAAGTGTGCACAGTGCAAATATCTCCAACAAAGGAGCATCGGAGGCTTTGTGGCACCGCTTTCTCCCTGGGTGACTCCTCGACACCCGGCAGGGCCGCGATGATGGTTCTTGCCTACCACCTCCAAGGTGGTGAAAATTTCCCCTTGTCCACTTTCCTCTACTCTATGATCCATTTCTGCAGAATCTAGCTTTATCACTGGGCCCTGATTTCAATGGTCTTATCCGCCTTCATGCATCTTTGCGAGCGCTTCATCGGGATCCACTAAGATCCGAATCTCTTCCATAACTTCTTGCTTAAGGTGAATACGAACCTGGCGCCCAATGAGGTCCCATGTTCATGTTGGTTCTCGATACGCACTAGCAAAGGTTGGGCCTTCATCAAGATGCAGCCCCGCAATCTTGGAGTCATGACAAGGCCGGCCCGACGAAGTGGTGGGTTATCGTGTCTGATGAGACTGGTGCCCCCAAGTTTGTTAACGCCCAGTTAGTCAAATGGAACTCGTGTCCGGCGAACTATAGTTTCCTTACTCCAATGGTGGCGGCCATGAAAGACTTGTGGGACGGGCAATGCACGGATGTCCATGTTGTGGGCGGCTTCTTCCGCCAAAGAATTTCAGGTTTAAGGAACAAGATGAACCAGCATGGGTCTATGGTTTGGTGCTTGGTCCTAGTCAGGACGGCGGAGGTGAGTTTCTTGACCCAGTCACGAGCCTTCCAATTTTCGATGACCTATTTTCGCTTAGGCCTTTCTGTCTCAGGTAGATCCCATCAAGGTGCCGGAGGACACTGCCGGCGCTGGTAGACGATATGGTTAGTTCCAAAAGGGGGTAGCGAGGGGGGTTCCGCAATGCTCCCCGGACATTGGTCAATATGGGAGAAAGGGGGTAGGCCTCCCTCCTTGCATCAAGCTGGCTCATACTAAAAAAAATCCCTTTTGCTTGGGTTCAACAGGATCTGCAGCTATGAGGAAACCATAAGAGATGGCGGCGGCAGATCTGTAGCAGTCTGAGAAGCAGGTGGGATGGGTAGACAAGGGCTCAACAGGAGTGATAGGTGTGTTGAAAATAAGCATCCGACGACCGACAGGATCCCAACAACCACGGCTCTTATGCTCATCATTGTACCCTAAGAAGACACTTGACGGGCTAAGCGGTAAGTTTGGTGCGCTCATGGGGGGCAAGAAGCGCACAGCAAACACAACCAAACAAATGAAGCGCCCAATAATCAGGAGAGCGGTCAAAGGCGAGCAGTGAATGGCTGAATGTTGCTGAGATAGGTGGAAGTGGAGACAGCCCCAACCCAAAAGTGAGGCGGAAGAGAGGTAGCGATCATCAACACACGAGCCATCTCGAGAAGGTCATGATGCTTGCGCTCAGCCACgccattctgagcatgagcaccaggacaaGAGAACTGAGCAAGAGTAGCCTGCTCAGCAAGGACTCCACACAACATCTTGGAGATATACTCTCCAACAGGGTCAACACAAAACACAGCAATATGCATATGAGTGTGAACCATCATAGCAAGATGCTTATATATAAACAAGACCTCACTACGAGAAGACATAAGATATATCCACGTGTGTAGAGAGAAATCATTTATAAATATAATATAGTAGTGACAGCCTCTTTTCGAGGCAAAGGGAGCTAGACACCATACATAAGTGAACAAGGTCAAAAGGACGCTGAGACACGGTCTCGCTATATGGATAAGGTAACTTACTTGTTTACCAAGCCGTTAACCCTGACATCTAAATACACCACCGGAGACGGATCCAAGAAAACCACTTCGAACTAAGGATGAGAGATGAGGGCCACACAAGTGACAAAGGCAATGATGCCACTGCTGAAAGAGTTGGTAGACAAGGCAACAAAGGTGGAGAGAGTGCAACAATAGCACGGAGGGAACGTGACGTCAATCAAGCTCCTAGAGGCCCTTGGAGTCACGGCGTCGGGGGCCAGCACCAAGGAGAGCACCAGTGTGAAGATCACCAAGGAGAGCACCAGTGTGAAGATCACCAAGGAGAGCACCAGTGTGAAGATCCTAAACAGAACATGAGTCAAATTCGAGAATGGCCCTACAAGCAGAGTCAACAATCTGACAACTAGAAATGAGTTGCATGGTATGTCCGAGAACATGAGTAACATCAGGAACATGAAAAGACAAAGTAAGAACGCCTCGGCCATTAACCAGAAGGATGGTACCATCAGGATCAAGACATGAATAGGAAAATCGAGAGATAGAATGGAGGACGAAGTGGATGAATCATGAGTCATATGAAAagatgctccagtatcaagaATCCATGGAGATGTATAGGCTAGTGTAGTAGATAGTCTAACAGTGCCAAAAGAATCAGTAGCAAAAGTTGTTGATGTAGAACCAAAAGTCGCACCTCGTTGGCATCGAAGTCACATAATCTTCTGCTTAGTCAGAGGCTCAACTGAAGAGGTCGACGTAGATGCACCCGGCAAAGGAGTCCGAGGGAGAAGCAGGTCGCGAAGTTGCGCACTCTCCTGTTCAATGAAGGACACGGATGAAGTAGTGGATGTAGCAGCACCACGAGAGGAGCAACCAGCACCGCCTATGGAAGCCCTGCAGAAGATGGTGTAGCATGACCAGAATCGTCTGCAGaagccgatgaaggagacgaggGCGCATGCAGACAAGCACCAAGTGCCAAGAGAAGGCGCGTGTGTGAGGCACGGCCGATGGAGCAATATGCACCAACACTACCGGTGAAAGTCGCGAGGGCGGAGGGTGTAGAGCAACAATCACCATGTGCGAAGGTCGCGAGAGGCGCTACTAAAGAGCGACCACCACTGCCTATGAAAGACGTCGAAGGAGACGACATCGCAAGTGTACGAGCACCGAGGTGTGCGAGACAAAGTCAATGTAAGGAACACCGCCAAGATTCGGCGGGCAGGGAGGGAGATGCATACCCAACGAAAACATCATACATGTATTTTTCTACTCTTTTTTTAGCTGAGCAGAAAAGAATCACGGGCTGGACAAAGGCTAGCGGCGGGTGAAACATGCCAGCAAAAGAGGATGGCACAAATCAACCATGTTTGCTAACACGAGAAACAAACAAACAGGCTGCCTACTCACGCGAGGAACAGGAGGAAGCACGACCAGCAAAGGAGATTGTGTGCACGCGCGGGGGGAAGCAGCAGCCTTGTAAATGTGTGGGTGCGCAGCTAGGCATCAGCCTTGTAAATGTGTGCGTGCGCAGCTTGGCAGCAGCCTTGTAAATGCGTGCATGCGCAGGTGGGCAGCAACGACCAGGGAGGCATCGACCTAAATGGCAGAGGGCGAGGGGCAACACGGGCCTGGCAGAGGGAACCAACTTGAGAAAGATGGCGGCAGCGGCCGAAAGGACCTGGTGCGAGAGTACATCCGTGACCTAGAGACGTGCGACAGGTGGGACGATTCGATTAGGAGGCAGACGGCGCAGTGTCCAGGACATGAATCAGAGGCGGGGTGGCGTGGATCAGAAGCGGGATGGTCCAATGCAGCAACCGAGAggtacggcggcggcggagggaaaGAGAGCAGGGATGACCGGCAAGAAGATGACGACATCGCTGCGAAGAGATCATAGCAAGAGTTGCGTGTGCGAAAATATTGACCTAGGCTCTAACCATGTtaggaaatatgcaacttgtattcccatgGGGGCATAGGGCAGTATATATACATGGACAGGTGCAGGAAATATGCAGAAAACCTCTTATAAAATGGGGAAAATAGAAAAGGCTACACGGCTATATATATAGTACTCTAACAGGAAGATCATAGGAGGCACCCGCGCGTTGAGGACCCAAGTGGCGGCGGTCATTTCATAGTTCCGCCCATCACATTCTCAAGGGAGCCTTGGACCCTGATGGTGTCTTTCAGCCCTGGCAGCTTTACCATCATGTAGATGTGATTCAATATAGCCATGAATTGTGCAAACGTGTGGCGGACTATCATGGCCATGTAGACCATCTTGAAGTCAACAACCTCGAAGGTGCACAGCTTGCGGAAATTATCTGATTTCTCAAATATGACGGCAAGTGTGACATCCCTAGGATAATTCCATGGAACTCCCTCAAGTCCTGCTCACTCTCTGTGGGATACCTACATCTGGTCCAATGTTTTCAACGTAATCATGCTAAAGGAACTCCCCCATCAATTAGTACGCGATGAACTCGCACGCTCCCTATGATAGGGGATACGACTAGAGGAAGTCGTCATGGGCGTTGGCATCCTGGTGGGCAGTCTTTCTCGCTAAGCATGATGGGTACTTCTGCCCATTTCATTCTAGCCGCAGGCCAAGCGTTGTCAAACGAGGACATCCCTTGCTATCTTCTTCGCTTCAACCTCCGACTTGTAAGTCACTAATACTCCCCGTAGACATAGTTAAAAAAAGGTGTGCCTAGGTTCTAGGTGATAGCAAAATGCCTAGTGCATAGCTGCGCTTAATCTGCGCATAATTGCGgataagcatgcgctttggtcaaAAAAGCAGGTCAGAAAAacgcaaggcggtggcaaaacacACAATTAACGCCTACCGCTTTTTTGAACTATCCATAGATGGTTTACCCACATAAGTacattgggggggggggggggtcatcgTCATTGTCCTACGACCTCTACATTGATCTCAGCCTTTGTTCTTCTTCCATGTAGTTTGAGAGGGTCCTACACTAAGCTCTTCCATGGGATCCCGTCATATGCAACTTCGCACCAATTGTGATAATCTAGTTGTGTACCCTTTGCGTTTTCCCCGATCTATAAGGGACTTTCTGCATATTGTAGCGCACTTGCATGTGTATACATATGGTCTATGGCCACATAGGAATACAAGTTACATATTcctaacatggtattagagctTAGGTTTAGGTCTTAGTCTTCCCGCACGTCATGTATTCTATTCCTGATGGCATGGTCTGTAATCTTCGTCGCTCTCtatatggccttaagcaagcccctcGTGCCTGGTTTGAGTGCTTCGCCTTAGTGGTGATTGTGGCTGGTTTTCCGATGAGTGCCCATGATCCAGTGTTTTTGTCCACCTTTCAGCTCGCTGACAGACTCTTCTTCTATATGTCGACGACATGATCATCACTGGCAACGACTCTAAGTACATTGTGTTTGTGATGGCACGTCTTAGTGGAGCAATTTCTTATGTATGATTTTGGTGCTCTTCGCTACTTCCTTAGCATTGAGGTTTCTTCTACCTTTGTCGGCTTCTTTACTTCCCAAGGGAAGTATATCCAGATCTTCTTGCTTGAGCACACTGTTGATTTGATGGAGCTCAAAGTCCACCTTTGTGCTTCTAACAATGAGCCTTTGTCTGATCCTACGCGTTGTCGTCATCTTGTTGGAAGTATTGTCTATCTAGTCATCACTCGTCCAGACATTTCCTATCCCATTCAAATTCTAAGTCAATTTGTCTCTGCTCCCACTTTGGTCCACTACAGTCACCTTTGCGTGTTCTACGGTATCTCCGTGGGCCTATCTCTCGCCATCTCTTCTTCCCACGATCCAGTTCGTTCCAGCTTCAGGCCTATTTGAATGCTATTGGGCTAGTGATCCTTTAGATTGACTGCCCCTTTCTGCTTATTGTGTTTTTCTTGATGGTTCTCTCATTGCCTGGAAGACAAAAAAAACTGACTACAGTTTGCAGTTTCCTATTCAAGTTCAAAGACTGAGTTGCGAGCTATGGTTCTTTTAATAGTAGAGGAGGCTTGGCTACGATGGCTGCGAAGATCTTGGTGTTTGTCACTACACCTACTCCTCTCATCAACCAGTACATGTGCTATCAATACTGCGAGCAACCCTGCgaagcatgagctcaccaagcataATGGTGTCGAGGCTTCTTTTGTGCACTCGAGTGTGTGGGATAAGGTTATTCTCTTCAGTATGTGGCTTCCAAGTTATAGTTGGCGGATTTCTTTACGAAGGCCCAGAATAGAGCAGAGTATCTCTCCAAACTCAATGTTGTTGATCCAGCATGATTTTGACAGGGGATGGGGTTGAGTTATATATTTTAGCCATGTACCCTTTTATTTGTTCCATTCTATAagttttttttgcatatttcatgcacctgtacatgtatatatactGGCCTATGGCCCCAAgggaatacaagttgcatatttcctaGCATTTACCTCTGCCTTCTTCAAATCAAAAAGGGGTGCATTTATCCTTTGAGCCCTAGAACTTGGATTTTGACTGCAATTGACGCTTCTTGGGGCACACTTTGCGCTGCACATGTGGCTCACCTCAACGTTCAAAGTCATTGCTAATGCATCCAACCATGACGTTCGAGTCGCTCCTCCATCATTTCTGCTGGTGTTCTTTCTCATGttcgggtcatttggacttcAGTCCCTACCATCTTCGGCCTTCCGTGTGATGGCAACATCGATAGCTATTGCTTTTCTGACGATTTTGACAAGTTGGTTCATGTGGTGGTGCCTTGATCCTTGTGGACCGCAACCTTGAATGTTTCGGTTACTTCTTCGTCCGGGGGATAAGGGACTTTGTGCCATTCCAAGCGGTATGGTGGAGGTAGTCATGTAGCTTTTCATTGCCTGCCATCTTGATGAGCTTAAAATCCTCTTTTATCTCCTTGTTGTCCCCCGTGGTAGAAAGGCTTGTAATGAAGAGGTTCACATAAGGTGTTCCAACAGTCgatagggcaataggttcctaatCCGAAGCTCTCCtcctccccacccaccacccccccccccccgcgcgcgcgTCATTCCCGCGAGTGACAGGGAGAAACCCtagccaccacctcctcctctaGATCCCACTTCGCCGCCACCGCTCGCTAACGGGCAAAGCCCGCTTGgcagcggcggcgacggggcctcctctcctctccgtGGGGGCGCGGGCGCCAAGGACGCCTTCTTCGAGCGGGGGCGTGGCGCTACATGTGGGGCGCGGCGGCGCCAGCAGCTGTGCCTTGGTGTGGAGGACTGCTTGTCACCGGCGGTGGCTCGTGCCCGCAGTGGTGGCGACTGCGCGTGCCTGGCTAAGGCGAGGCGTgcttggcggcggcggcccaGGTCAAATCCATTATGATGGGTTCCTGGCGGCGGGCGGCACGGGGGCGGGCAGCGATTGACGGGTTCAACTTTGGTCGTGGCCCACGGCAGCGCGCCGGCAGCTACTGTTGGGTGCGGTGGCTGCCGGTCATCTGCCCGAATTTGCCCCCTGGTCGTCGCTGGCGGCTCGGGGTGGTGGTCGTGCTCACCCTGGTCGTGGCTTGGTTATGGGCTGCGACGGCATGGTGGCAACCCATGGTGACAGTGCGGGTCGCGTCGCAGCGGCAGCTGGACTTCCTCCGGTGTCGGTCTGTTGGCGCACGGTCCTGCTGGAGGTCGCTGGGGTCCTTCGCGGTTGCTGGTGTGGCCGGTCCGTCACCTCGCGTCGTGGAGCGGATGGCAGGGACAAGCCAGATGCGGATCCAGGCCGAGAGCTATGGTTAGGCGCCACAGGAGGTGGCGTATGGAGAGGTGTTGGGAGTGATGGGTGGCGCCGATGCGATCGGGCCACCCGTCACCGACAGGGGTGTCTGTCGTCGACGTGGTCCGCTCCCGTGTCACTTCTACTCCGACCTGGTGGCTCCCCGATCAATCTGATTGTCTCAGTTGCTGGCGGCTCTATCGACAGTCGGAGCTTGCCGATCGGTTCATCGCTTGCAGCCATGGAGGCCCTATTGGGCGTCGTGTTTACTGGGCAGGGGCTCAGTAGTGGGAGCTGCGGTGCTCGTGGACTAAGCTCGCAGCTCAAGTGCGTGCAGCTAGCGGCCATGGCCGCATGGGCTGTGTGGTGGATGGCGGTTTGACGTTCCGTGTAGGTGTGCCTCTAGGGTACTCATGTCTGGCCACACTGGGCGAAGGAGCATGCATGCCGAGGTGAAAACCCTGTCTGGCTTCGGCCAGGCCGACGGAAGCGGCGCCCGTGGGCGTCGTCATCTTCCTGAAGTCTCCGTTAAGGTTGCTCCTTTCTCTTCGTCGTGCTCCGGATGAAAATCTAGATCCTTGGATCGGGCGGTGTCGGCACTTCGGTGTCGTATCCTTCCTGAAGGCACCGTCTTGGAGCTCACGGTGTCGTCGATCCTCAACTTCACCTCTTCTTGGTATCTCCGAGGAGTGCTCCGGCGGCTTCGTAGTGATGCTTACTGTCATCTTGTAGTCTACTTCGAGTCGTTCAGTGTCTGGTTGTTGTAGCTTCTAGCACCTTTGTATCTGGCCTTAGGTGAGTGTGGTTGTGGGTGTGTTGTGTTGTGGTTTGCTCGACCGTATGAGGTTGTTGCTTTATATGTAAAGCGGGGCGAAAGACTTTTTGGGTAAAAAAGTAGGTTCCTAAGACATGCAAGGGTGTTGCCTTGTAGATGGGTGGTAGGATGTTTGCCATGTCAGAGGTATTGCCGCCCATGACCCGTAACGCCTGGGAAACTTCATAAGGAAGGCGACAGGGTTAGTGAGTCACTCTCGAAGTTGTGAGTCTGTACATGGCGTGGCACCCTCAAGCTGGTGATTTCGTGGGAGGGCTCAACATCCCATAGTATCGTTGCCAAACTTGAAGGTCCGCAATGACGCCTGGTCGACACGTTCATTGGGTAGGTGTGATGGCCTTCGGTGTGCGGGCAACCTAGTCGCCTCTGGGTCATCGCTGTTATCGTTAGATGGTGGACCAAGTGAGTCTGTCTCGACAGGATCGTTTGCTTCTCTTATTGTTGTTACCTCGGGTGGGCCATGTCTCCACTCGTCCACGCCTTCCTTCTTCGTCGCTAGGTGGCAGGGAGCGGCGATTGTTTCGCCCGCTCCTTGTGCAAGCACATCGCAACTTCTCCCATCATTGTGACCTCTGTTTTCCTCAAGATTTCGTGTGGTGTCATGCCTTCCATACTTTGTCTCCTTCGGTTGCTCTTCATGGAAGTCGTGGTTATCCGGTTGTTCACAATCCCACGAATGGTGCTCGATGGGCATCGTTGAAAAATTGAGACAGTTAATGAGTGCAGAACTTCAGGAAGTGGAAAAACAACCGTCCTTCCGGAGTTAAATTAGATTAGCCTTATTTTTCTCCACCCTCAATTGAGTCAATTTCTCAAGTAGCTTCTCAATTCTTTGAATCACCTCCATGATTGCGAATCACCTCAGAGTAAGGTTTTTGAGTCAACAAGTCAAGTCGAGTCACCATGCCTCCGCCTCAGTGATTAGTTGGACATAATTGGTGATTTTCTGTCTTCCAGTACCGGCTCAGTGATTAGTCGGCGACTAACAAACAGAGCCTCGAAGCAGCACAACACAAGTTCTCTTGCGCAGCTAACAAATACACCACTACAGCTGAACCCCAAGCAGCTGCTAAATGGAAGAGCACAAGAAACCAATCTTCTCCCTGGCACACGCCAAAGCCGAGAATCCAGCATGCTGCTCCCAATGTCCGGGCCACACACACTTCTCCTCACAGGCAAATGCACGAGCACCAGACACCCAAACTGCTCGTCCACTGCAGTACACGCACACTCCTGGCTGCACTGCCTGCCTGACCACTTATACTCCTCTGCAGCTATCTCCTCTTCCGTGCAGAGCAAGTGGATGCACTTGTTTTTCCTGCTGTGCAACACAGCAGCAGCTCCTGGGCACGCATCTCGTCCAGCCAGATGAGCAGCCTTGGACAAGAGCAGGGCACATTACTCTACACACAGCCGCTGCTGCCTCCCCTTACGTACTGCTGCTGCCTTAACCTGCTGTAGATCCCCTATTTCTGCTGGCCGCACCCCGCTGCCGGCCACCGCATATTATACTAAGGATAAGACTACTCCTGCTCTTTCTGTTTCTTCACATCCCATTGACACAATAATCTGCTCTCTGTCATGCAAGTCCTCAAAACAATATGTTTTGAACATAAAGAGGATGACAGAATGATTGCAACCCTGAACACTCCCCACTCTCATCTGGACTTCCATGAGACAACATATATGCCTCTGTATATTTCCAGTTTCGAGAACTTTAATTAAACCAATGTTACAATAGGGACTGAAACAAGAACCTGGCTCCAGAAATACAAGTCCAAAGTGAAGTAAAATTAAGTGACCAGATTGAACAGGCGATAATGCACGAAAAGGCCAAACAACCTAAAGTAATTGAAAAGATGAAGATATTATGTTGTTCTTAGTTTACCTTCATCACTACCAGGTTTGTATCAAGCCCATCAACTTTGACTCCATCAACTGTGGCTTGGGCCAGTTCAACCTTCTTGTAATTGTTCATTGACTCAGTAACTGCCTTCTGCAAGGAACTCATTTCCCCAACGACTATCTCACCAACAAAGAGTCTCTCACTATTATTACCTGGTGATACCATGCCCAGGTTTGACAGGACAGCGAAGGCAGACATGGAACGCATTCCAATGCTCATGCCTGGTTGATTGGCATGAGCTGAACTTCTTGATGATATAGTACTGGCTAGTGTTTCAAGTATTACATCTCCTCCAGGAAGTTTGTCACAAAGATTGAACAACAAAAGAGATTCGTATCGATTGGAAGCTGGAAAAGCTAATTCTTCGATGGCTTGCAACCGCAAGATACCAAGCGAGGCCTTCAGAATTATTTCCTCTTTATCGACTCCACTTATGTCGAACTTCCTAACAAACCTGTGAACATAAAGAACTTCAGATATAATTGCCAACCAGTAATCACGGCGAGAGTGCCCGGCCAGCTCTGGAAATTCTATGATCACTGGTTCAGTTCTGCATTCAATATTATATAGTCAGAGATGAGTAATCATAAGTAgaacaaatatatatatataccctatatatatatagatatagatatgctAATCGTAAGTAGAACACCAGTCTTAACAGAACAGACTTTTTCTCAAGATAAATAGCAATCAGTTGTATGTTAAATAATTAGTAAAAGATCGCTGTAAGCACAACCTATGTTCATTTAATGTAATATTGAGTATTTGCTTTGTTTTAAACTTACAAGGTTGTTGATTTATACATAACAGCTTTGTCAAACAGCCGTGAACCCCATGGGCCAGTCAGCTCAGGTTTAACAATCTGCTTTGCATCTTCTGCAAGTTCATAAGATTTGGGCTTATCAAATGTCACAACCTTTACAGCTTCAAAGTAAAGGGCATGATCCGTAAGTGTCAATCTTCCTGCATCACCAAAGGTTGAAACCAGTGATATAAATACAACAAAAGGAACAaggcaaaaacataaattaagctgtaagtaatcaaacaTGCCATCAACTTGATCAGCCCCATCAGTAAACCAGACAAACCTGGCCATGTTGAAATCCCAACATGCTCAAGTACTGGTTGAGTTGTCAATGTTCCATCGACTTCTAGAACCCTTTCTCCTCTCTGTGATCGGAAGCCCGATAGAAGCGATGACTCAGACTGTGTCTTCATTTTCTTAAATGCTCTATATGGACAAAACACATTCAGAGTCGCCTTTACCAAAAAGGAACCAACAGAAATTGATACTTACATATCCTATATTAAGAGGAAACGAAATAGCATAACTGAACTTTATTTGAAATAAAAGTTTATAGACATGTTTCTGATGCATT containing:
- the LOC125513138 gene encoding uncharacterized protein LOC125513138 isoform X2, which encodes MAMMRSTRDLLMEGFEGLVRDGSFKWPVPRRGVDDDDDPYRSPSACKSTSVAGLSPMVSAVVSRCSRVLDVSIEDLQYDFDMQASDSIKHPRNYARNFLEYCCFRALAQVSQVAGYLADKSLRRLTFDMMLAWEVPSSSSQLTVKVEVDSTVSLEAFSRIAPAIPTIADVVTSSNLFDVLSSTSGGRLPFLVYDKYLAGLDRAFKKMKTQSESSLLSGFRSQRGERVLEVDGTLTTQPVLEHVGISTWPGRLTLTDHALYFEAVKVVTFDKPKSYELAEDAKQIVKPELTGPWGSRLFDKAVMYKSTTLTEPVIIEFPELAGHSRRDYWLAIISEVLYVHRFVRKFDISGVDKEEIILKASLGILRLQAIEELAFPASNRYESLLLFNLCDKLPGGDVILETLASTISSRSSAHANQPGMSIGMRSMSAFAVLSNLGMVSPGNNSERLFVGEIVVGEMSSLQKAVTESMNNYKKVELAQATVDGVKVDGLDTNLVVMKELLSPVSDLWRFLVSLALWDEPLKSFIFCLLSSSIIIRGWVVYFLVMVILLSATVMLLTRLTSQGKPMTEVKVTSPPSMNTMEQLLAVQNAISKVEELVQDANIVLLKIRALLLAFPSQRTGARQGSGRQAPPGLLVRCRQRCAP